From a region of the Rhinopithecus roxellana isolate Shanxi Qingling chromosome 8, ASM756505v1, whole genome shotgun sequence genome:
- the TNFAIP8L1 gene encoding tumor necrosis factor alpha-induced protein 8-like protein 1 produces the protein MDTFSTKSLALQAQKKLLSKMASKAVVAVLVDDTSSEVLDELYRATREFTRSRKEAQKMLKNLVKVALKLGLLLRGDQLGGEELALLRRFRHRARCLAMTAVSFQQVDFTFDRRVLAAGLLECRDLLHQAVGPHLTAKSHGRINHVFGHLADCDFLAALYGPAEPYRSHLRRICEGLGRMLDEGSL, from the coding sequence ATGGACACCTTCAGCACCAAGAGTCTGGCTCTGCAGGCGCAGAAGAAGCTCTTGAGTAAGATGGCATCTAAGGCAGTGGTGGCCGTGCTGGTGGATGACACCAGCAGCGAGGTGCTGGACGAGCTGTACCGCGCCACCAGGGAGTTCACACGCAGCCGCAAGGAGGCCCAGAAGATGCTCAAGAACCTGGTGAAGGTGGCCCTGAAGCTGGGGCTGCTGCTGCGCGGGGACCAGCTGGGCGGGGAGGAGCTGGCGCTGCTGCGGCGCTTCCGCCACCGGGCGCGCTGCCTGGCCATGACGGCCGTCAGCTTCCAGCAGGTGGACTTCACCTTCGACCGGCGCGTGCTGGCCGCCGGGCTGCTCGAGTGCCGCGACCTGCTGCACCAGGCAGTGGGCCCCCACCTGACCGCCAAGTCCCACGGCCGCATCAACCACGTGTTCGGCCACCTGGCCGACTGCGACTTCCTGGCCGCGCTCTATGGCCCCGCCGAGCCCTACCGCTCCCACCTGCGCAGGATCTGCGAGGGCCTGGGCCGGATGCTGGATGAGGGCAGTCTCTGA